A single genomic interval of Electrophorus electricus isolate fEleEle1 chromosome 2, fEleEle1.pri, whole genome shotgun sequence harbors:
- the LOC113577205 gene encoding spermine oxidase-like isoform X1: MVKSNMNAHSIAIWKTNTMSVSSVGSRDAKIVVVGAGFAGLAAASLLFQAGFQNVKILEGSRRIGGRIHTTRPFSKNVIELGANWIHGQEGNPIYQLAKDHDLLVEGISANKVMCQPSSVTPRDYFFKEGGKLLCAGNIDQVCSLFSKLTSKAFESELEDRYRILSLGGYLDAAFAESPLAASEDGWRIFEWCKRSECTDEASSSLYEVSASEIGYYIALEGGFFNSLGPGGYQAILDVFLESLPLQTILMSKPVKSIQWDLNKKSLGTESRERSHPIKIICENEESFEADHVIVTVSLGVLKQHAGAMFEPALPKSKMDAIERLGFGTVDKIFLCFSERFWPEDCAGIQLVWDEGPEDKAVYGSQTEGDGWKKTWFKKICGFDTVARHPTVLCGWITGREALHMETLQDGEVADICVKLLRSFTGWSVPDVSQVLISKWGSDPWVFGSYTFVPHMVNGVKEHEAMAAPLPLQSKLPESKPLQVLFAGEATHVNFYTTTHGAYLSGIREAQRLINHYSDKALCP; the protein is encoded by the exons ATGGTCAAATCAAACATGAATGCTCATTCCATAGCTATCTGGAAGACCAATACAATGAGTGTATCCTCCGTGGGGTCCAGAGATGCCAAGATTGTGGTGGTGGGAGCAGGATTTGCAGGATTGGCAGCAGCATCTCTTCTGTTCCAGGCTGGATTCCAGAATGTCAAGATCCTTGAGGGCAGCAGGCGAATAGGAGGTAGAATCCACACAACAAGACCATTCAGCAAAAATGTTATAGAGCTTGGTGCAAACTGGATCCATGGACAGGAAGGAAACCCAATTTACCAGTTGGCCAAAGATCATGATTTGCTGGTTGAGGGGATATCAGCAAATAAAGTGATGTGCCAGCCCAGCTCTGTAACTCCACGTGATTACTTTTTTAAGGAAGGTGGGAAGCTGCTTTGTGCTGGCAATATTGATCAAGTGTGCTCCTTATTCAGTAAATTAACCTCTAAGGCCTTTGAGTCAGAACTTGAGGACAGATATAGAATCCTAAGTTTGGGGGGGTATCTTGATGCTGCCTTTGCTGAATCACCTTTAGCTGCTTCTGAGGACGGATGGAGGATTTTTGAATGGTGCAAGAGAAGTGAATGTACAGATGAGGCAAGTTCTTCTCTGTATGAAGTGTCTGCATCAGAGATTGGGTATTACATTGCTCTTGAGGGAGGCTTTTTTAACTCTTTAGGCCCTGGCGGCTACCAAGCAATTTTAGATGTGTTTTTGGAGAGTCTGCCATTACAAACCATCCTGATGAGTAAACCTGTGAAGTCAATCCAGTGGGACCTGAATAAAAAATCCCTGGGTactgagagcagagagaggagccaTCCCATCAAGATAATCTGTGAGAATGAAGAAAGTTTCGAGGCCGATCATGTCATTGTGACTGTGTCATTAGGTGTTTTAAAACAGCATGCAGGAGCCATGTTTGAACCTGCCTTACCAAAATCCAAGATGGATGCTATAGAGAGGCTTGGCTTTGGCACAGTAGATAAGATCTTCCTATGTTTTAGCGAGAGGTTCTGGCCAGAAGACTGTGCAGGAATCCAACTTGTGTGGGATGAGGGGCCTGAGGATAAGGCAGTCTATGGCTCACAAACTGAAGGAGATGGCTGGAAAAAGACATGGTTTAAGAAGATTTGTGGCTTTGACACCGTGGCTCGCCATCCTACAGTACTCTGTGGTTGGATTACAGGCAGAGAGGCCCTTCATATGGAGACACTGCAGGATGGTGAAGTGGCAGATATCTGTGTGAA actGCTCAGGTCCTTCACTGGCTGGTCCGTTCCTGATGTGTCCCAAGTACTAATTTCCAAATGGGGTTCTGACCCCTGGGTCTTTGGTTCCTATACATTCGTTCCCCACATGGTAAATGGGGTGAAGGAGCACGAGGCAATGGCTGCACCTCTCCCCCTTCAAAGTAAACTCCCTGAGAGTAAG CCGTTGCAGGTGCTGTTTGCAGGTGAAGCTACTCATGTGAATTTCTACACCACCACACATGGAGCCTACCTCTCAGGGATCAGAGAAGCACAGAGACTCATTAACCACTATTCTGATAAGGCACTCTGTCCATAG
- the LOC113577205 gene encoding spermine oxidase-like isoform X2, which translates to MSVSSVGSRDAKIVVVGAGFAGLAAASLLFQAGFQNVKILEGSRRIGGRIHTTRPFSKNVIELGANWIHGQEGNPIYQLAKDHDLLVEGISANKVMCQPSSVTPRDYFFKEGGKLLCAGNIDQVCSLFSKLTSKAFESELEDRYRILSLGGYLDAAFAESPLAASEDGWRIFEWCKRSECTDEASSSLYEVSASEIGYYIALEGGFFNSLGPGGYQAILDVFLESLPLQTILMSKPVKSIQWDLNKKSLGTESRERSHPIKIICENEESFEADHVIVTVSLGVLKQHAGAMFEPALPKSKMDAIERLGFGTVDKIFLCFSERFWPEDCAGIQLVWDEGPEDKAVYGSQTEGDGWKKTWFKKICGFDTVARHPTVLCGWITGREALHMETLQDGEVADICVKLLRSFTGWSVPDVSQVLISKWGSDPWVFGSYTFVPHMVNGVKEHEAMAAPLPLQSKLPESKPLQVLFAGEATHVNFYTTTHGAYLSGIREAQRLINHYSDKALCP; encoded by the exons ATGAGTGTATCCTCCGTGGGGTCCAGAGATGCCAAGATTGTGGTGGTGGGAGCAGGATTTGCAGGATTGGCAGCAGCATCTCTTCTGTTCCAGGCTGGATTCCAGAATGTCAAGATCCTTGAGGGCAGCAGGCGAATAGGAGGTAGAATCCACACAACAAGACCATTCAGCAAAAATGTTATAGAGCTTGGTGCAAACTGGATCCATGGACAGGAAGGAAACCCAATTTACCAGTTGGCCAAAGATCATGATTTGCTGGTTGAGGGGATATCAGCAAATAAAGTGATGTGCCAGCCCAGCTCTGTAACTCCACGTGATTACTTTTTTAAGGAAGGTGGGAAGCTGCTTTGTGCTGGCAATATTGATCAAGTGTGCTCCTTATTCAGTAAATTAACCTCTAAGGCCTTTGAGTCAGAACTTGAGGACAGATATAGAATCCTAAGTTTGGGGGGGTATCTTGATGCTGCCTTTGCTGAATCACCTTTAGCTGCTTCTGAGGACGGATGGAGGATTTTTGAATGGTGCAAGAGAAGTGAATGTACAGATGAGGCAAGTTCTTCTCTGTATGAAGTGTCTGCATCAGAGATTGGGTATTACATTGCTCTTGAGGGAGGCTTTTTTAACTCTTTAGGCCCTGGCGGCTACCAAGCAATTTTAGATGTGTTTTTGGAGAGTCTGCCATTACAAACCATCCTGATGAGTAAACCTGTGAAGTCAATCCAGTGGGACCTGAATAAAAAATCCCTGGGTactgagagcagagagaggagccaTCCCATCAAGATAATCTGTGAGAATGAAGAAAGTTTCGAGGCCGATCATGTCATTGTGACTGTGTCATTAGGTGTTTTAAAACAGCATGCAGGAGCCATGTTTGAACCTGCCTTACCAAAATCCAAGATGGATGCTATAGAGAGGCTTGGCTTTGGCACAGTAGATAAGATCTTCCTATGTTTTAGCGAGAGGTTCTGGCCAGAAGACTGTGCAGGAATCCAACTTGTGTGGGATGAGGGGCCTGAGGATAAGGCAGTCTATGGCTCACAAACTGAAGGAGATGGCTGGAAAAAGACATGGTTTAAGAAGATTTGTGGCTTTGACACCGTGGCTCGCCATCCTACAGTACTCTGTGGTTGGATTACAGGCAGAGAGGCCCTTCATATGGAGACACTGCAGGATGGTGAAGTGGCAGATATCTGTGTGAA actGCTCAGGTCCTTCACTGGCTGGTCCGTTCCTGATGTGTCCCAAGTACTAATTTCCAAATGGGGTTCTGACCCCTGGGTCTTTGGTTCCTATACATTCGTTCCCCACATGGTAAATGGGGTGAAGGAGCACGAGGCAATGGCTGCACCTCTCCCCCTTCAAAGTAAACTCCCTGAGAGTAAG CCGTTGCAGGTGCTGTTTGCAGGTGAAGCTACTCATGTGAATTTCTACACCACCACACATGGAGCCTACCTCTCAGGGATCAGAGAAGCACAGAGACTCATTAACCACTATTCTGATAAGGCACTCTGTCCATAG
- the LOC113577225 gene encoding spermine oxidase-like, giving the protein MSVAPAISRDAMIVVVGAGLAGLSAASCLLQAGFQHVKILEANEQVGGRVCTTKPFTENIIELGANWIHGQKGNPLFRIAKEHHLLSEDSSETSRDYFFKDGGKHLSVNLADQVVSLFKKLITKASDEELGRKYRDMNLGDYLDLSFAESPLAMSEDGPRIFEWCKRSECSDEAASSLFEVSASQISDYIDLDGDFFNSLGSRGYQAILDVLLKDVPSEIILTSKPVKRIQWDLNKISLGTKSRERSHPIKIICENEESFEADHVLVTVSLGVLKQHAGAMFEPALPKSKMDAIERLGFGTVDKIFLCFSERFWPEDCAGIQLVWDEGPEDKAVYGSQTEEDGWKKTWICGFDTVARHPTVLCGWITGREALHMETLQDSEVGNTCVKLLRSFTGWSVPDVSQVLISRWGHDPWVFGSYSFIPKGVNGVRRQKALAAALPLQSETSESKPLQVLFAGEATHVNFYTTTHGAYLSGIREAQRLINHYSDKALCP; this is encoded by the exons ATGAGTGTGGCCCCTGCGATTTCCAGAGATGCCATGATTGTGGTGGTGGGTGCAGGATTAGCAGGTTTGTCTGCTGCATCATGTTTGCTTCAGGCTGGATTCCAGCATGTCAAGATTCTTGAAGCAAATGAACAAGTAGGTGGCAGGGTGTGCACGACTAAGCCATTCACAGAGAATATTATTGAGCTTGGGGCTAATTGGATCCATGGGCAGAAAGGGAACCCTCTCTTCCGGATAGCAAAAGAACACCATCTGCTATCTGAAGACAGTTCTGAGACTTCTCGTGATTACTTTTTTAAGGATGGTGGAAAACACCTCTCTGTTAATCTTGCTGACCAGGTCgtttctctctttaaaaaacTCATCACTAAAGCCTCTGATGAAGAACTAGGACGCAAGTATAGAGACATGAACCTGGGGGATTACCTTGATCTTTCCTTTGCAGAATCTCCTTTAGCAATGTCAGAAGATGGACCAAGGATTTTTGAGTGGTGCAAGAGGAGTGAATGCAGTGATGAGGCTGCTTCTTCCCTGTTTGAAGTGTCTGCATCTCAGATTAGTGATTATATTGACTTGGATGGAGACTTCTTTAATTCCTTGGGTTCAAGGGGTTACCAAGCAATTTTAGATGTTCTTCTGAAAGATGTTCCTTCAGAAATCATCCTGACGAGTAAACCTGTGAAGAGAATCCAGTGGGACCTGAATAAAATATCCCTGGGTActaagagcagagagaggagccaTCCCATCAAGATAATCTGTGAGAATGAAGAAAGTTTCGAGGCCGACCATGTCCTTGTGACTGTGTCATTAGGAGTTTTAAAACAACATGCAGGAGCCATGTTTGAACCTGCCTTACCAAAATCCAAGATGGATGCTATAGAGAGGCTTGGCTTTGGCACAGTAGATAAGATCTTCCTATGTTTTAGCGAGAGGTTCTGGCCAGAAGACTGTGCAGGAATCCAACTTGTGTGGGATGAGGGGCCTGAGGATAAGGCAGTCTATGGCTCACAAACTGAAGAGGATGGCTGGAAAAAGACATGGATTTGTGGCTTTGACACCGTGGCTCGCCATCCTACAGTACTCTGCGGCTGGATTACAGGCAGAGAGGCCCTTCATATGGAGACACTGCAGGACAGTGAAGTGGGAAATACCTGTGTGAA actGCTTAGGTCCTTCACTGGCTGGTCCGTTCCTGATGTGTCCCAAGTACTGATCTCCAGGTGGGGTCATGACCCCTGGGTCTTTGGctcttattcatttattccCAAGGGGGTAAATGGGGTGAGAAGACAGAAGGCTCTTGCAGCAGCTCTTCCTCTTCAAAGTGAAACCTCAGAAAGCAAG CCGTTGCAGGTGCTGTTTGCAGGTGAAGCTACCCATGTGAATTTCTACACCACCACACATGGAGCCTACCTCTCAGGGATCAGAGAAGCACAGAGACTCATTAACCACTATTCTGATAAGGCACTCTGTCCATAG
- the ybey gene encoding endoribonuclease YbeY, with protein sequence MGVVLRNLQHVVPLRRARLRKNVEIVRHILGIQKFDMSIICVDNPKMQRINNIYRKKNMATDVLSFPFYEDLRPGKLPCAVHRDEYNLGDIFLGVEYVMQQCKETSCDFHGTLTVVLAHGICHLLGYRHETEEEWDEMFQRENYILSEFNKLTGSHLEPLTKRCTRQVT encoded by the exons ATGGGTGTAGTTCTACGCAACCTCCAACACGTTGTTCCCCTTCGACGTGCTAGGCTGCGCAAAAACGTAGAAATAGTGAGACATATTTTGGGCATTCAAAAATTTGATATGAGCATAATTTGTGTAGATAACCCAAAGATGCAACGTATCAACAATATCTACAGGAAAAAGAATATGGCGACAGATGTACTTTCCTTTCCATTTTATGAG GACCTAAGACCAGGGAAGCTACCGTGTGCCGTTCACAGAGATGAGTATAATCTAGGAGATATATTCTTGGGAGTGGAATACGTAATGCAACAGTGTAAAGAAACGTCCTGCGATTTTCATGGGACCCTGACA GTAGTTCTTGCACATGGAATCTGTCACTTGCTGGGATACAGACACgagacagaggaggagtggGATGAG ATGTTTCAGAGAGAAAATTACATCCTAAGTGAGTTCAACAAGCTAACTGGGAGTCATCTTGAGCCTCTAACCAAAAGATGCACACGACAGGTGACATGA
- the vil1 gene encoding villin-1 — translation MPQVQVKSEVQKVLNKTTPGLQIWRVENMELVPCPPKTYGHFYEGDSYLILYTHKTSSSFSYDIHYWLGKSTSVDEQGTAAIYTTLMDDHLGGVAVQHREAQGCESSEFKGYFKQGIIYKKGGVASGMKQVETNTYNVRRLLHVKGKKNVVAGEVNMNWSSFNKGDVFLLDLGSIIIQWNGPISNRMERLRGMNLAKDIRDRERGGRAQVVVVEGDDEKSSEEAMKLMKQVLGEKREIKEPIPDEVVEEKLKSSIKLFHISDAGGNLVVQEVAVKPLTQDLLNPEDCYLLDQGGIRIFIWKGRKSSKTERSEAPEKAEAYKKAKGYPPSTYVETVNDGSESSVFKQLFQKWTVKGQTAGLGTTHSPGKIAKVEQVKFDAMSMHARPDIAAQQKMVDDGSGEAEMWRIENNELVPVDRKWLGHFFGGDCYLILYKYEINGKMHYILYIWQGRHASTAELTASAYQAVILDQQYNGEPVQVRVPMGKEPMHLMAIFKGRMVIYEEGSPREGSTDAQPRSRLFHVHGSNNLNTRAIEVPIRASSLNSNDVFVLSTANCCYLWYGKGCSGDEREMGRSLADIISKREKNVIAEGQEPADFWVNLGGKSQYASGKRLQEENSQITPRLFECSNQTGTFVATEISNFNQDDLDEDDVMLLDAWDQIFLWIGKGANETEKKEAVTTAQEYLKTHPAGRDSDTPILVVKQSFEPPTFTGWFHAWDPHMWNDGKSYEQLKSELGDATDIIKITVDMAKPNSQINGKDPVGVMSSSTLPNFPADQLVNCQVADLPEGVDPSRREEYLSDKDFSLVLGFSRMDFYSMPLWKQKNLKKEKGLF, via the exons ATGCCACAAGTCCAAGTTAAAAGCGAAGTTCAAAAGGTCCTTAATAAAACTACACCAGGTCTACAGATATGGAGAGTGGAG AATATGGAACTCGTGCCCTGCCCACCTAAAACATATGGGCACTTTTATGAAGGAGACAGCTATTTAATACTATAT ACACACAAGACAAGCAGCTCCTTCAGCTATGACATTCACTACTGGCTGGGCAAGTCAACCTCTGTTGATGAGCAAGGGACTGCAGCCATATACACCACCCTAATGGACGATCACCTGGGGGGCGTGGCAGTGCAGCATCGAGAGGCGCAGGGCTGCGAGAGCTCCGAATTCAAAGGCTACTTCAAACAAGGCATCAT TTATAAGAAGGGTGGAGTAGCTTCGGGTATGAAACAAGTGGAAACCAACACATACAACGTGCGCAGACTTCTGCATGTTAAAGGCAAGAAGAATGTGGTCGCAGGAGAG GTGAATATGAACTGGAGCAGCTTCAATAAAGGCGACGTGTTCCTGCTGGACCTGGGAAGCATCATCATCCAATGGAATGGCCCAATAAGCAATCGCATGGAACGACTACGG GGCATGAATTTGGCGAAGGACATTCGTGACCGAGAGAGGGGGGGGCGAGcacaggtggtggtggtggagggagaTGATGAGAAATCTTCTGAGGAAGCCATGAAATTGATGAAACAGGTCTTGGGAGAAAAACGGGAAATTAAAGAGCCCATTCCAGACGAAGTGGTGGAGGAGAAACTCAAATCCAGCATCAAACTGTTTCA TATTTCTGATGCTGGAGGTAACCTAGTGGTCCAGGAGGTAGCAGTGAAGCCACTTACACAAGACCTGCTTAATCCAGAA GACTGCTATTTGCTGGATCAGGGTGGAATACGAATCTTTATATGGAAGGGCCGCAAGTCATCAAAGACAGAGAGGTCAGAAGCACCGGAGAAGGCTGAG GCCTACAAAAAGGCTAAAGGCTATCCTCCATCCACATATGTGGAAACAGTGAATGATGGCTCTGAGTCCTCAGTGTTCAAGCAGCTGTTCCAGAAATGGACAGTGAAGGGTCAAACAGCTGGACTTGGCACCACGCACAGCCCAGGCAAAATAG CCAAAGTTGAGCAAGTAAAGTTTGATGCTATGTCAATGCATGCCAGGCCTGACATAGCAGCCCAGCAGAAAATGGTGGATGATGGTTCTGGTGAAGCAGAG atGTGGAGGATAGAGAACAATGAGTTAGTCCCCGTGGACAGAAAGTGGTTGGGCCACTTCTTTGGTGGTGACTGCTACCTCATCCTCTACAAATATGAAATCAATGGAAAAATGCACTACATTCTGTATATCTGGCAA GGACGCCATGCAAGCACAGCAGAGCTGACAGCGTCTGCATATCAGGCGGTCATCCTGGATCAGCAGTATAACGGCGAGCCAGTGCAGGTTCGAGTGCCTATGGGAAAGGAACCCATGCACCTCATGGCCATCTTCAAGGGCAGGATGGTGATTTATGAG GAAGGAAGTCCCAGAGAAGGCTCCACCGACGCTCAGCCCAGATCAAGACTGTTCCATGTTCACGGCTCTAATAATTTAAACACCCGTGCCATAGAGGTGCCTATCCGAGCATCCTCTCTCAACTCCAatgatgtgtttgtgctcagCACTGCCAACTGTTGTTACCTGTGGTATGGAAAG GGCTGCAGTGGAGATGAGCGCGAGATGGGCAGATCCCTGGCTGACATCATCTCcaagagagaaaagaatgtgATAGCAGAGGGTCAGGAACCTGCTGACTTCTGGGTCAACCTGGGAGGAAAGTCCCAGTATGCCAGTGGCAAGAG GCTTCAAGAAGAAAACAGCCAGATCACTCCACGCCTGTTTGAGTGCTCCAATCAGACAGGTACATTCGTTGCAACTGAGATTTCAAACTTTAATCAAGATGACCTGGATGAGGATGATGTCATGCTACTAGACGCTTGGGACCAG attttcctGTGGATTGGGAAAGGAGCCAATGAGACTGAGAAGAAGGAAGCTGTAACTACAGCACAAGAGTACTTGAAGACCCACCCTGCTGGGCGGGACTCAGACACGCCCATCCTAGTGGTCAAGCAAAGCTTTGAACCACCCACCTTCACTGGCTGGTTCCATGCCTGGGATCCTCACATGTGGAAT GATGGAAAGTCCTATGAGCAACTGAAGTCAGAGCTTGGAGATGCAACTGACATCATCAAAATTACCGTG GATATGGCCAAGCCTAACTCTCAGATCAATGGCAAGGATCCAGTAGGAGTCATGTCCTCATCTACGCTGCCAAACTTCCCAGCAGACCAGCTGGTGAACTGCCAGGTAGCTGACCTACCTGAGGGGGTTGACCCTTCCAGAAGAGAG GAGTATCTGTCAGACAAAGACTTCAGTCTAGTCTTGGGCTTTTCACGGATGGACTTCTATTCTATGCCATTGTGGAAACAGAAGAACCTTAAGAAAGAGAAGGGCCTGTTTTAG